Proteins from one Aspergillus nidulans FGSC A4 chromosome VIII genomic window:
- a CDS encoding uncharacterized protein (transcript_id=CADANIAT00002427) has protein sequence MKVSLVTLTSVLALVAAQDSSSSSESSTETSTAPTTTPSLTAAERCALNCGDNDLCCVAACYSVPCPSDQQANNTNTCVSQCDQGDGSEEDIQAYAECQARCISSTYFPGTVTVTSAPTGSSTGSNTATTTSSGDDADSTDDSNSDDSSATSTNGDEATATGSGDEPSDTNAAARLGVSAAGLAGLLMAAWAL, from the exons ATGAAGGTCTCTCTCGTTACTCTGACCTCAGTGCTCGCCCTGGTTGCTGCCCAGGattcgtcttcgtcgtccgaGTCTTCTACCGAGACCTCTACTGCGCCGACCACTACTCCCAGCTTGACTGCTGCTGAACGATGCGCGCTCAACT GTGGTGACAACGACCTCTGCTGCGTGGCCGCATGTTACAGCGTGCCTTGCCCTAGCGACCAGCAGgccaacaacaccaacacctGTGTCTCGCAGTGCGACCAGGGTGACGGTTCCGAGGAGGACATCCAGGCGTACGCTGAGTGCCAGGCTCGCTGCATCAGCAGCACTTACTTCCCTGGCACTGTGACCGTCACTAGCGCTCCCACCGGCAGCTCAACTGGCTCGAACACCGCCACGACCACTAGCTCGGGTGACGACGCCGACAGCACTGATGACTCCAACTCGGATG ATTCGAGcgccaccagcaccaacgGCGACGAGGCAACCGCGACCGGCTCGGGCGACGAGCCCTCTGACACTAACGCTGCCGCCAGGCTCGgtgtctctgctgctggtctGGCAGGTCTCCTCATGGCCGCTTGGGCTCTGTAA